The Branchiostoma floridae strain S238N-H82 chromosome 12, Bfl_VNyyK, whole genome shotgun sequence genome segment AGGGGAGTGGCGTATGGATTAGGACAAGCGGGTCAGACAGTTTGCCGATTCCACTCAACAattgtggaggaaaaaggaACATTTGAGACAGTCTCTTTTGGCTCTGATCAACTGATATTCAAACGTGTGGCTTCCTTAGTGTATGCTTGGAGATTGTTTATTCTCTTTTTATCGATGAATGGCATTTGGCAACATCACTTTAAATTTACGTGATAATACGTTAAGCTTGGGACCGCATTTGGAacactgcagcagcgacacctagctgcagtgcgaagtagaaCCAGACATTATTGCCCTCAAGAAAAGCCTCCGTGGACCCAAAATTTAATCACATATTTGTCAAGGTAAAACGTAAATGCACATCAAATATTAtagaaatcaatcaatcatttgatAGCTTCTTAATCTATTCCTTTTAACAACGAAAGCAAGGTTATGACAAGATGAATTCCAAACTCACCAGTGTGAGAACCACACACAGTGTGATGTAGATGCTCATGAGCAGGTCAGCCACCAGCAGGAGCGTTACCAGTGCCACAGCCACCATAGCCAGCCCGATGTTCCTGTACACTTCCTGCTGAATGATCTGGGCACATGTAGAAGATCAATGCTATACGTTACTGTTGTatgaaacaaaggtaaggctCTACGAGCGGTGAAAAGAGTATTTGTGTGGCCAGGGGGAAGGCATATCCcatatggtctagtggttaggatttggcgctctcaccgccaaggcccgggttcgattcccggtgtgggaagtagtatttttttcacattgttATCAACAGTTTACATTCTACCTGACACTAATTAGTATGTATTTGCTATCAGGGTATTCGTTGTCTATAGACCCTTTCACACAAAGCTGACCGTGGCCTTCCGACCTTCTCGAGACCATGGTTGGAAGTTAGTCATGAGATAGGTCATCATCGGTTGGGAGTCGGTCAGCGAGGTTGACTACTGGTCTTAAGAAGTCATCTGTGACATTCAACGATAAAGTGTGATAAATAAAAGTCGGGAACGTCATATTCTacttagatatagtgataggtCAAGAGGTGTTTGATAGGGGTTACGTATACACAGCATTTTGTTGGTTTCGTAGCGGCGGAACTGACTAGCGTACAGAAAGACTGTAAATATTCAACTTAGACATCGTGATTTCATGGTTAAATGGGTTTGATGGGGGTTGCATTTACATACTCCCAGTATATTCTCGTACCTTGTTGGTCTCGTACCGGCGGAACTGAGTGGCGTACGGGAAGACTGTTGACTGGAACCCGGCGGAGTCCGCGAGGCTCACCACGCTATCCATACCTTGTACTTGAGCTTCGGTGCTCGACAGTCGAATGAACTTAGCCCTCATCCTCGAAGtcttagaaacaaaacaaaatgatacaaaacgAATACTTCTGTAAACAGACTTGGTCGTTATAAGCGGACTTAAACTTTTCTAACCACTTACCTACATGAAAACggagaaaacatttttttggttttgaactattgtggttgtttgtttgccttAGTGTTTGTCTGCAGGTGTGTCCTCAGTAATGTGGATTACGCAGAATGACACATATGTAACATAAGGTGATAGTGGTGTCataggatacttggagaatCGGACGGCTGGTTTTGCTAGACTCAAACTGAATGGTTGGTCAAAGATGTACTTACATAAATCCAAGTTTCTGATTGGGTAGTATCAAACTTGACGTCAGAGGCAAAGTTGTCACCGCCAACCGGAAATGGCGCGGCCAGGTACTCTTCTAGCAACGTGTAGAAGTAGCTCTCGTTCCCAGGAAAGTCGTCTGTAGAATATAAAACGTTTGCATGTGACGTCACAACTaaaagatatcaaaagttaCAGGCGCAATATTAGTGGTGTGTccagatccaagatggcgaatGGTCGTCTCGGACGTGCAGAGGTTGCATTCCCAAAACGAGTCATTCGAAGTATGGAGCTAGGTCTCTAGACATGCGAAGATACATTGAGAATCGTCTATTTAGTAAACGTTTTCAAAAGGTAAATTCGATTCTCtaattggttgacagctggttagaaGCCTCGCCCACAAacgtggaaacctcagcccgggGTAGTGGAGCCTCCCTAGGTATATTGTATCGGTCGACACATAGGAGAATTATGTCGGTTTTAAAAGAACATTCCATTGCGTACCTGCAGTGATCCCTGGATCGCCGGACTTTTGTGCTTTGATCCACTCCAGAAAGCCGTGATACCAGCTGACTACAGTTGTAGAGTCGATGTACTCATTACTCCTGAGGTTGGTGTACAGCGCCTCCATCCTTACTCGTTCGGTGTAATAGTCGGTGCCATTTTCTAGTGGCACAGAAAAAAGATTTAACGAGGAGGTTCATTGTTTCAAGCGCAGAGGCACAGTAAAACGCATagtgggtgatatgtcaaaggtgaatgcccctaAGTTGTAAGCTGTCCATGCCTATACGTAATGCATGTCCAGAGGTATTTGTTTATGCCTTAGGGGTCTACCGATTTtatatattacccacaatgcatctcacAGTGCATGCGCAGTTGGAGCGAAATGCACTGAGCTGTTTCTAAGTGAtcaaacaaattaacaaactAACATGGGTCTTATATGGGTTTATATGATACGTCTTTATATTGCATAGCCTAAATTAGAACTGGAAGTTTTAAAATGATTCTTCGTCTTTTAAAGAGATGAATGTAACAAAAAATACGGACTTACCTATATACATCCCCACGTCCACACCGCCCTCTTCTGGGAAATACTGGGTATGCAGAATATACCGATCATTAACTGTTCATCAAAAGTATCTACTGTTCAATAAATGACAGAATGGCAACTACTGATATAACTAATGAGGAATTTAACGtacaaccaatgagagaatggtaACAAGCAGTGCAACCAATAAGATAGTAGCTGAATGATAGGACCATGTAGTCGGTCTATTGGTACGACCATTCACTGATTACGATTCTTTATTTCAATGTGTAAAATTAACTCAACGGTAGAGTGGGGCAATTAAGTCACCGTCAAATCAGTATACTATTGTAATTCTAAGATCCGTACGTACCTGTTCATACAGGGTAGTGTACCTGAAGACGTAAGACTCGGCAGGTAGATACCAGACGAAGTTGAAGTCCTGCTTCAAGCTGTACGTACCGTACGCCATCCACCCTGCCGTGCCGAACGTGATCAGAAGCACCAGAATCTGAACATGGAATAGAtggcaaaatacaatgtacgaAAGGTCACATTATGACTAGAATGGCTATTGTGGGTTATTTCCTTTTATATTTTCATTCTTCTTTAATAATCTTGCATGTGAATGTAATATGACTAAAAAGATTTActtcccacaccgggaatcgaacccgggccttggcggtgagagcgccaaatcctaaccactagaccatatgGGAGATGTCTTGCTTTTAGCCGTTCAAATACTGTTTTGATACTCAATGTTGTTTATGAATTAGAACTGAAGGAAGTACATAATTTCAAATGGTGATCAAATCGTCAGGCATTCGTCAGTCAAATTAGCGTAGACATCTGTGAAAGCATTGTTGATTTAACATCATACATAAGCATATAGCGACCATCGCTCACCTTCACCGGGATTGTCAGCAAGATCCGGGAGTAGCATTTGTCGAAGAACCAGTGTACAAGGCTTTTGCGTGAACATCTGCAAAACAAAAAAGCGTTAATTTTCACGGAACCTCCAAGAAATTCATCTTCTcttggtcgtgacagagaagacaggcgCTAAGTAGTAATACAGTATCTACATGTTCATTCAAGAGAAATCCCCCTAGCTCTTTCCCGCAATGAACAGTGAACCATGCTTTAACGTCTCATGCCGAGGACTTCAACTCTTTCTAGTAGCGTGCATATGCAGTGAACGGCACAACCGGGGTTTGAATTCCCAAGCTCGTAGTCCAGAGACGGAGTCCCTAGCGCTCGTAACACTAGACTACGTATGCTACAACGTAACAGAAACATTACAGTCTTCAAACTGAGTCAGAAAATATGTCAGTAATCCgtcagaaaacattacaatcttCAATGTCAGCATTTAGATATAAGATTGTTCTTCTTCCACTCACGCCATGGGTTTATAGTCCTTGCTGTGTTTGAAGCAGCAGCAGGCGTCCCGTCTGGCCTCCCGGCGGTACTGGTCGATCACGAGCGCCCCCATGAAGAACGTGCATTGGAACAGGAACAGGAACACGATGGCGACGGCAACGTAGATGCAGAAGGACCTCAAAGCCGGGATCGGCTGTGCGAAGGAgtaaaacacaaaaatatgaTTACAAAGTATTGCCTCCGTAAAAACTGATGTATTGTTCTCGGTTgggttatttttttgtttgtttgtttaaatcaccaaaatcaagttcaGTTTTCAACATGATATGCTACACAGATAACAGGTACATATTCTGCAGTATTTCACCTTTTACCGAAATTTACacccgaagatggcatacttatgtttGCAATACATATGCTACATGAAAATAGGAGAATACCTAACTGCAGCCTTGTTTTGGTGCATGACCCCAGATGACCCCAATAAATTTAAACATGACCACTGTAACTGGAAAGTGTTTCGTTTCCGTTCATGATCCGATAACCTATGAACATTAATATTTACCGATGTTGCCCCGATCCCAAAAGCCACCAGGTCGGTTATAGAGGTGACAGTGATGGACACTCCGGCGTGCTTCATCGCCTTGGCGGCGGCTTCTCGTTTGTTCTTTTTCCGTTCTTTTGGAGTCAGGTTTTCCCAGGCTTGTACAATGATGAACATGTCATCTACTCCAACACCTGCAAAGGGCGTTGGTAGATTATAGATAGAATTGAGGCTTCGCGTGTATATGAATGCCATCGAAATAGATATGGGTACGAAGAACATTGGTTAGAAATGCTGACCTTCAGCAATGTACGAAGATGGAAACGGAAAATTCAATTCAAAGGCTGTCCCAATTGAGAGAAATGGGTGGAATGTTGCAGGACCAACAATTCTCGAAATATATATTCACCTTAAAAGCAAATATGATATGAAGTATAGATTAAATTCTATAACATACACAAATGCAGTGATACACAAACCAATGGGaagaatcaatcaatgaatgaatatatCAATGAATGGTTTAACAGATCATTATAATCATCTTTTTTGAAAGGGGAGGGCTGTA includes the following:
- the LOC118427786 gene encoding patched domain-containing protein 3-like; translation: MATGASIGFCSLCGVLYGPIHSVMPFLLIGVGVDDMFIIVQAWENLTPKERKKNKREAAAKAMKHAGVSITVTSITDLVAFGIGATSPIPALRSFCIYVAVAIVFLFLFQCTFFMGALVIDQYRREARRDACCCFKHSKDYKPMACSRKSLVHWFFDKCYSRILLTIPVKILVLLITFGTAGWMAYGTYSLKQDFNFVWYLPAESYVFRYTTLYEQYFPEEGGVDVGMYIENGTDYYTERVRMEALYTNLRSNEYIDSTTVVSWYHGFLEWIKAQKSGDPGITADDFPGNESYFYTLLEEYLAAPFPVGGDNFASDVKFDTTQSETWIYTSRMRAKFIRLSSTEAQVQGMDSVVSLADSAGFQSTVFPYATQFRRYETNKIIQQEVYRNIGLAMVAVALVTLLLVADLLMSIYITLCVVLTLVDLGGLMHFWGLTIELSTMVILVLAVGLAVDYSAHVGHTFMLVQGTRNERAKETLLRIGTAVFNGGFSTFLAFVLLSGSQSYIFQTFFKVFFGVVLFGLWHGLVFLPVICSLIGPAPYHTSSDNKMDQSEKKDDIVEETTTDDDESPHLSSSSSTTKLAQQTPEATTGHYNPAMYAGLPEPDYPPYYRSRPPNGTRPTRDHGSQSYPSPRYHKSVRHNFNRFQQKASYALPNIA